The sequence TTTGGTTCAACCAAATTGAGAAAAACTAAAAAAAAGAGATCTTCATACGGCCACTGGATGATCTCCGAAATAGGTGAAGAAGAGAGTTTTTTTGACTCTATCGTTTGTAATAAATCTTTTTTTAAAAACCCATGACCAACATTTTTAAGAAAAACCTCCTCCACTGATAAATGGCGAATCCATTCAGAACTTGATAATTTTTTTTGGTCTTCTTCTTTTCCAAAAACTAAAATCAATTCCCTTAAAAACGTTTCGATATATTGTCTCAAAAAAGAATCATCCATACCTTTGGCATAAAGCTCTAACATCAAAAATTCTTTAGAATGGAACCCGCTGCCCATCTCTCCGGATCGGTAAGTATGTGCCAATTCAAAGATACGAGTCATCCCTTTGGCCATCATTTGTTTCAAACAGTATTCAGGAGAAGTGATGAGATATCCTTTTTCTCGTCCACTGGGAGAACGTACTTCAAATGGATCGAGATATGGTTCCATCCCCACAATAGGTTTTAAGGTAGGAGTATCCACTTCTAAAAAACCATCTCTCCATAAAATCTCACGAACCTTTCGCAATACTTGGGATCGAAAAATGAGTGTATCTTTTGAGAGTGAAACCATACCATTACCTCCAATGGCAAAAAAAACGAAATACCTCACTGTACGTGAAGTTCAGAATGCGTATGAAATTGTCATTTTGTCTAAGAACGTACATCCCGAATTGGAAGAAGAATTGGATTCGGTCATGCACATGTTGTTTTTCCAAACTAGATCACATATCCAGATGGACCTTTCAAACTTGCCTTACCTTCCCCTAACACTCCTTACTAAACTCTTAAATATTGCCCGTGACCTTCGTTTGAAAAAACGAGTCCTTGTCCTACTTGGATTACCTTTGTCCGGTTATATTTACTTAAAACGATTTGGCCTAATCCGACTTGTATTCCCGAGTGAGGCCATTCTTAGGGAGTCCCATCGAGTTCCCAGGGGATAATTTCTAAATTCACACCCATTTCACCTAACAAAAGCATAGTCCTTTTGTCGAGTACCACACCTTTTGTGAATTCAGACGCAAACTCAACCGAAACGTAAATGGTCGACTCGTAACTTTCAGTGAATTCTTTTAGGTTCTTACGAACAGGTGCTAAGGTTTTAAGCAAATTCCAAATATGATCGATGACGGGAAATTCAGGCCCTAACTTAGAATTGAGC is a genomic window of Leptospira bourretii containing:
- a CDS encoding DUF4279 domain-containing protein, whose product is MESGTQREAKSWAMFALSGPKLRPLEVTEKLGIQPDYYHGADVKDIENMTIPSHWQLNSKLGPEFPVIDHIWNLLKTLAPVRKNLKEFTESYESTIYVSVEFASEFTKGVVLDKRTMLLLGEMGVNLEIIPWELDGTP
- a CDS encoding amino acid--tRNA ligase-related protein, whose translation is MVSLSKDTLIFRSQVLRKVREILWRDGFLEVDTPTLKPIVGMEPYLDPFEVRSPSGREKGYLITSPEYCLKQMMAKGMTRIFELAHTYRSGEMGSGFHSKEFLMLELYAKGMDDSFLRQYIETFLRELILVFGKEEDQKKLSSSEWIRHLSVEEVFLKNVGHGFLKKDLLQTIESKKLSSSPISEIIQWPYEDLFFLVFLNLVEPKLGEGIVFLYDYPPECAALAKVVDGVAKRFEIYWDGLELANAFYELSDVKEQRKRFAEEQELRSKLGKEVFPMDEDFLGSLENGFPDCAGISIGMDRLILRLIGKHGLGDISPYWIEV